A section of the Sebastes fasciatus isolate fSebFas1 chromosome 5, fSebFas1.pri, whole genome shotgun sequence genome encodes:
- the rex1bd gene encoding required for excision 1-B domain-containing protein has translation MILTDFKALIQRFYHLQSERVETYQLFDEGHEAYLRTGPHYDFDHYKQLVHEITQAFCGISKEVLEIKERLHNEFDRPALSEHIEKLQSKEKQKLELTAKLQLARQRAQDHPEDEGCQEEIQEIKHEIIKNKEALSEIMQDFKYDSEECD, from the exons ATCCTTACAGACTTTAAAGCCCTGATCCAGAGGTTTTACCACCTTCAGTCTGAGCGGGTAGAGACGTATCAGCTCTTTGACGA AGGACATGAGGCCTACTTGAGGACAGGACCCCATTATGACTTCGACCACTACAAGCAGCTGGTCCATGAGATAACACAGGCCTTCTGCGGCATCTCCAAGGAagtgctggagatcaaggagaGGCTGCACAACGAGTTTGACAGGCCGGCGCTTTCTGAGCACATTGAAAAGCTGCAGagcaaagagaagcagaaactTGAACTG ACAGCCAAGCTGCAGCTGGCCAGGCAGCGGGCCCAGGATCACCCGGAGGACGAAGGCTGTCAAGAGGAGATTCAGGAGATCAAGCACGA GATCATCAAGAACAAAGAGGCTCTGAGTGAGATCATGCAGGACTTTAAGTACGACTCTGAGGAGTGTGATTGA